GAGTGAAAcgaaacaaaataaaaaccgCGACTTTCCTCACTTGTCTGCTACAAATATGGCTCCCAACTACCATGACCTCAATGGAACCACCGTGGATGATTCCAATCCCTCACGTTTTGTCTGCTTTGTTAATGGTAAGTAGAATTAATGCAAGCTAATCACTTAAAACTTCCCGTAATAGTGCCGGACATGCGGACCATGTGCATGCACGGTACTATTTTAAGGTGTACACCAAATTTTGTTATACTTTCTAACTTGAAGACTCTTGCAAGAAGCCAGCTATAGCGCTGGCAAGTTATTATGAACGTTCTTAAAATGTCAGTTCGAATAACAATATTTACAAAGATAGTGTTTTGTTGTGTTCCATGAAACGAAATTACGTGAAAATCTCTTATGTAGCTGCCGTCCAGTTGGCTGCATGCCCACAGACAAAtcccaaatttgcaaaatcatCCAATTTTGCCAAACTTTCATATCAGCGTAAACATGGAATGTTTTACTTAAGTGTACATTTTACTTTGTATGTGTTTTTAGGAAGTACTACCAGTTTCACATGATGTTGATTTTTGCAGAGTGTTGTAAATGAACTGAAATACCAATACAAGGTAAATTAACaatcttgttgaaaaattcattcttttgatgGGTATTGAGACTTTGAAACAGGAGAAAAAGATGACGTCATGACCGTTTCTTGTGAGGTCATTCGAACATTTGGGGCTTAATGGCTCTTTTTTAAGGGTTTGGATTGCAGTTCCAAGTCATTTTATCCTtgaaataaattgttcatctaACTGTgcattttttataaactgtcacattttcattcactaACATTCATAAAAATACTTTGAGGCTTGTGAAAGGTGATTTTGAAGTCGTTTTTGTTAATTTTAAGTTTCGAATTtcacaaatgattttttgaaaccgtggcatttttttaaaatttttgttgagttttattttggtttgttattGGCTACAGTGTATTGAAAAGTAGACCAGTGACCTCCCCAAAAATGGTGATGactcatcagtcagctgttACTTAAAGGACCCACATTGGGAATGAAACAAAcctttttgagggaaaaacaatgaaaatgtgcCGTTTTAGCTCTTATGACTGAACGCCAGCTTAATGGACTTTCACATTGCTTCGTTCGTAGGGAAATTACTATTAAGATTCAATTtcaggtttaaaaaaatgtcgtTAAGGCACGAGCAATAAATATCTTTTATTTCCTCTTGCCTGACTCAGACTGTTAAAAGCAAGTGTTCGCCATATCGAACTGACGTCAAAACTGGCGTCAAAAGTCTTTGAATCGTAAACTTTACCTGAATCTGTCAAAATAGCACCGTGCACAGCTGGATCCATAATCCCTGTTTGACATAACGTTGGTTACCATGAGCATTTTTGATGTAGAGTACAATTCTGAATTGCCCATGATGCCTCTCTTTGTATGTTCAGGCGTGTTGGTCGAGGATGATGCTCTCCAACCCGAATGGACGCTCTTGAGCTACTTGCGGAAAAAGTTGCGCCTCTGTGGAACTAAGTTGGGTTGCGGGGAAGGCGGATGCGGGGCATGTACAGTCATGGTCTCATTTTATGATGCACCTAATGAAGTCATCAAACATATTTCCGTAAATGCTTGCTTGGCACCCATTGCTTCGGTTTATGGAATGGCTGTCACCACGATTGAGGGTATCGGAAGCACGAGGTGAGTTATAGTGGGAGTTGTCAATTGCTTGGTCCACAGGTTGCAATCCCTACAGGAACTCAAATTAGGGAAGAAACTAAATGGATAAATCTGACAAATGAGACTTCATAGTGGGAAAATGTCGGATTTTTAAATCAACTCACCACATGGACTGAGAGAGAATTTATTGGATGTAACTGCAATCTAAAACGAGGTTAATAAGAATGATAAATGAGAGGCAAACTCGATGAGAAGTAAAGCTCGATGCGAATGAGGATAAAATGTTTTGTGAGTTCGTCTTATGTTGCCATGAATGAACAACATAGCAATGTTCATCGAAATTTACAAATAGACGTATTGGATTTTTCCTTGTCACTTAGTTATCGAAACATCTTTTTGAGCTTAAGTTGGCGTCTTGAACGTGGGAGGGTATTTGACAATTCCCAtgcttgtgttttttttgtggggCAAAGTGAAAGATTTGAAGCCTTGTTTTCAACTATAACAAATATTAGAGTCAGTTTcccttgaagaaaaagatccCACCTTACTTGATAATTATAATAACTCGTTATTTCAAGTCCATGGTTATTTTCCTCAAATGTTCATTATTGAAGCTCGAGAATTTCCCATTTCCTCACTCTGTAGCGACATGAACTTGAATCGCTCGTCTCTTTTGGTTTACAGAGGTAAACTGCACGCTGTTCAAGAGCGCATGGCCAATGCTCATGGATCCCAATGTGGATTCTGCACTCCGGGGATTGTGATGTCCATGTACACTTTGCTTAGGAACAAGCCTAAGCCGGAAATGGCTGATATCGAAACCTACTTTCAGGTAAATAAGGAAACCAAAGCGAGTGTGTTACAATCCACCCCTACCCCTTCTCCCCGATATGAAGCATGAAGACTGAGGGGCCTTGTCTCTAAGATGATAAGTCAAAGATGAACGTCATGGAAACACCATTATACGATATTCGTCGCTACTCGTTACGTCAATAGATCGAGCAGATGCTCCTCAATTGGATCGAAATGAATGCCCCTGAGCGATCAAATACTGCGAGGATTTCTTCAAGAAttctttgttcattcattgtgTCTTGGGGCATGGCGCCAATGAATTCAAAGTAGAGTACGTACGCGTATGAGGCAGGAATAATGTACATGTAGTATGGAAGCTTTGTGTAAGTTGTAGCCATTGCAGGAGACTAGATTTGACATCACAACTTTCAACCTGCCCAAGGTtgtctttttctccttttcttctcAAATGGCTGGGGTCCGATCTTCatattgcaatatttgaagaaaaatgctaatATAAAACAATGCTCCTTAAAAAAGTTATGCaaaaccctacattcaaaggctAGCTAGAACCGCCAAATCTAATTTGACGGCGGCTCAGATATTATTTGAAGTTAATGTTAGATAATAATTAATTATTTATTGATCTTTAATTCCTGGAAATTCCACTCCTGCTAGTTCTGAAGCagtgcagaaaaaaatatcttccaTTTGGAAAGGAGAGGCCAATAAATAGCCGGTCATATTCATGCTTCACAAATCTTTGTCGAATGTATGTTTCGTTAAAGTCTCACACCTAGCACCACAGTAGCTAAGCACTGTTTGTTTCACACTTAAGTGTTGAAAACTAATATCACATGCCCAATCATCCCTCCTCTGGTTCCTTTTTAGGGAAATCTCTGTCGCTGTACTGGATATCGTCCCATTTTGGAAGGATTCGAAACCTTCACCGATTCGTGGGCACAAACTACGTCTTCAGGTTCTAATTCCAATGGAGGATGCTCTGGGCCTAAAAATGGCGTCTGCTGTCAACAGGGAACCGATTCTTTTGGTGAAGAAAGTTCATCGCCACTCTTTGATGCCGCCAAATTCAAGCTGTACGATCCGACGCAAGAAATCATTTTCCCACCTTACCTAAAACTTCATCATGAAGAGCTTTTTAATCGCtctttgacatttcaaagCCCAGAAATGTCCTGGTTTCGACCGAATTCATTGAAGGCTCtcctgaaattgaaagatcAATTCCCGGACGCGAAAATCGTCAATGGAAACACAGAGCTTGGCGTGGAAATGAAGTTTAAGAACTGTAAATACCCAGTTATGATTCAACCATCTCATGTTTCGGAGCTAACCAATATCACTATGGACGTTAATTCCATAAAGATTGGAGCTGCAGTCACCCTATCTGCAATGGAAGACTTCTTCTTAAAAGTGATGTGTGAGAGGCCGAAGCATGAGACCCagatcttgttccaaatggtGGAAATGCTCCGTTGGTTTGCAGGAAAGCAAATTCGAAACGTGTCAGCCATAGGAGGGAATGTGATGACGGGAAGTCCCATTTCTGATTTGAACCAAATTCTTATGGCAGCCGGGGCAAAACTCGAGTTGGCCAGCCAATCTGGAAGCACTCGGATTGTTACCATGGATCAGCATTTCTTTACCGGTTATAGAAAAAATGTCGTGGAACCCACAGAGCTCTTGGTGTCAATtagtcttccatttttggcagCAAATCAATATTTCACCGCCTACAAGCAAGCCCGGAGGAGAGATGATGACATTGCCATTGTCAATTCGGCCTTTTTCTTCGATTTGGATCCCAAAGAGCGGACgataaatgaagccagaatGGCTTTTGGAGGTATGGCCCCGACCACCACCATGCCTCTACGATCAATGGATCTTTGCCGAGGCATGCCTTGGGATAAGACAACCATCGAGAAGATTTCTGATCAACTTCTGGAGGATCTTCCGCTTCCTCCAGGAGTTCCTGGAGCGATGGTTCGGTTCCGCCGTTCCCTCACGCTAAGCTTTCTAATGAAGGCGTTTCTGGAGATAAGCCAATCAAGTGGATATGCCCCCATTGACCCACGGGAGGTCAGTGCTATTGATCGGTTTCACGCTAAACCGATCAAAGGACACCAATTCTTTGAGATTAGTCAAAACGGGAGCGAGATCACCAATCCGGTGGGAAATCCTTTGAAACATAAGTCGGCTGACAAACAAGCCACTGGCGAGGCAATCTATGTGGATGATATGCCTTACTCTGAAAACGAGTGTTACATCTCCTTTGTTCTTAGCACCAAGGCTCACGCAAATATCCTCATGATTGATTCCTCTAAAGCCCAAAACGTCCCTGGATACCTGGATTTCTTCACCGTAAAGGATATCCTGccagaaagaaatgaatatgGGGTGGCCATTCGGCGGGATGAAGTCTTGTTTGCCGTTAACAAAGTGGAAACAATTGGGCAAGTCATTGGGATCATTGCGGCTGAGACTCAAGAGGCCGCTCAAAAGGCCGCCAAGTTGGTTAGGGTCGACTATGAAGAGTTGAAACCCATTGTAACCATTGAGGAAGCGATTGCGGCAAACTCTTTTCATCCTTGGGCCAATAACACCATCGCCAAAGGTGATGTCGAGGTTGCTTTCAAGGAGTGTGACCATGTTTTAGAAGGCCAGATGAGGACTGGGGCCCAAGAGCATTTCTACCTTGAGACTCAGGCATGTATTGCTGTACCCATTGGCGAAGACGGAGAGATGCACCTTTACTCGTCCTCTCAAAATCCCACTGAAACGCAAGAGTGTGTGGCTGAAGCTCTCGGTGTTGACATGAACAAGGTTGTGTGTCACGTCCGAAGACTAGGGGGAGGCTTTGGTGGAAAGGAGACCCGTTGCGTGCCCATTGCTCTTGGTTGTGCATTTGTGGCGCAAAAAATGCGTAGGCCTACCAGAGTAATGCTGGATCGGGACGAGGATATGGTTATGTCCGGACATAGACACCCTTTCCTCGCTAAGTATAAAGTGGGGTTCAACAACGACGGTACCATCAAGGCTCTCGATTTAGACTTGTACAACAATGCTGGATATACCATGGACTTGTCCTTTTCCGTCATGGAAAGAGCTATGTTCCACTCTGACAACAGTTACCGTATTGAGAATGTTCACATTCGGGGCCACGTTTGCAAAACCAATGTACAGTCTAATACGGCATTCAGGGGTTTTGGTGGACCACAAGGAATGATGATTGTCGAGAACTGGATGGATCAGATGGCTGTTAAGTTGAAGATGGATCCCGTTCAGTTGCGTTTCAAGAACCTGTACGCCGAGCGAGATGTGACATATTTCAATACCATCTTGCAACATTGCACCTTGCAGCGGTGCTGGCAAGAATGTCAGGAGAAGAGCCACTTCCAAGAACAACGTCAGGAAGTGGATCATTTTAATCAAGCCAATCGGTGGAAGAAACAGGGTATCTACATGGTACCAGTCAAGTTTGGGATCGCCTTTGCGTCTCCACATATGAACCAAGGAGGCGCTTTGGTTCAAATATATCGTGACGGGTCTGTACTGATAACTCATGGAGGAACCGAAATGGGCCAGGGCCTCCACACCAAGATGATTCAAGTGGCCAGTCAAGTTTTCCAAATCGCTCATGATAAGATTCACTTGTCTGAAACGTCCACCGACAAGGTACCGAATACCTCACCCACGGCAGCCAGTGTCGGGTCAGATATCAATGGAATGGCCATTTTTAATGCCTGTCACACTTTACTTAAACGGTTGGACGGGATTAAGAAAAAGAACCCTTCAGGGTCGTGGGATGATTGGATCAAGGCTGCCTATTTTGAAAGGATCAGCCTTTCAGCTGTGGGTTTCTACGCAACGCCTGATCTTGGTTATAATTTCCAAACCAACACAGGAAAGCCATTCCACTACTATACTTACGGTGTTGGTTGCTCCCGGGTTGAAATCGATTGCTTGACCGGTGACCATAATGTCTTGCGGACGGACATTGTCATGGATTTGGGAGAGTCAATGAATCCAGCCATCGACATTGGTCAGATTGAAGGGGCATTTGTTCAAGGGTACGGCCTTTTCGTAATGGAGCAATTGATCCATTCGGCAGATGGGAATCTCTTGACTCGAGGTCCAGGCGCATACAAGATTCCGGGCTTTGGGGACATTCCCAAGGAGTTTAACGTGTCGCTCTTGAGAGGAGCGCCAAATCCTCGAGCCGTATTCTCATCCAAAGCCGTAGGAGAGCCCCCCTTGTTTTTGGCTTCTTCCGTTTTCTTTGCCATCAAAGAGGCTGTTAGGGCCGCACggcttgaaaatcaaatcGAAAATGCCCATGACTTTGATCTTCCCGCACCAGTCACTTCGGAGAGGATTCGAATGGCCTGTGAGGATAACATCACGTCCAAGGTTCCCAAATTACCACCTCAAGGCACTTTCAAACCGTGGGGAATTCAAGTATAACCACACACTATCCCTTCCTAGTTTTATGCTCAGAACAAAACATGTCAATAAATGGGCTGCCTAAAGTAACATTAACACTAGGTCCTTCAGTTCTTGTTTCATTGCATTGGTTTGAGTGTTGTATACCTGATTTTAACAACAAGAGCTTGTGCATCACATTCCAGCTTAAAGACAGAAGCGGTATATTTAGCCTAAGACTCTTGTGACGTTGTAACGTTTCAGGTCGGATGTGAGCAAGCCTTGTCAAGTCTTCGTTTGATGCTCAGCCATCCGTTTGGTTTACCTGGTGGTGGGTGCTTCGAAGCAAACGTGATAATCCGTTTGCATTCAGTAAGTAAACCCGTGCTTTTTTTAGACGCTATTACCAAATATAACGTTCTATCTGCAAAAgactttcatattttcattgatccCCAAGGCCACAACATACATTAAAAAGATACAACGCACCtgtttcattactttaaaggTCATTTTAAGGTTGATTTTTTCCCACTTATTGttggttcattttctttgtatAGTGTCATCTACTCCAAATTGTCTGCTGTACCGTCTTTTATGCCTTATGTATCGATGTTTTATTTCAGGAGTTGGCCCTTACTCGAGAAGATTCGGTAGCAACACATTTCCTGTTGGGCTTTTGTGAGAGTTTTATGAGAATTTGCTCTGCCCTCTCCAAAAAGAGCTTGGATGAACTTTGGGTTCATCCTAAGATGGGTCACTTGTGGTTGGGCCCCAAAGAGCAACACTGTGTCTGCTTTCAAATGAAGAACGCAACCAACGACCCTGATTGTATTCCGCTAATTGCATACAAATCAGATCACTCAAGCTGGAACAAAGGCGAACCTTCCACTCCCATTCCGTGCATAAGGACTCTCTTCAAAGCTGATTCATGT
This Tigriopus californicus strain San Diego chromosome 7, Tcal_SD_v2.1, whole genome shotgun sequence DNA region includes the following protein-coding sequences:
- the LOC131884106 gene encoding xanthine dehydrogenase/oxidase-like yields the protein MAPNYHDLNGTTVDDSNPSRFVCFVNGVLVEDDALQPEWTLLSYLRKKLRLCGTKLGCGEGGCGACTVMVSFYDAPNEVIKHISVNACLAPIASVYGMAVTTIEGIGSTRGKLHAVQERMANAHGSQCGFCTPGIVMSMYTLLRNKPKPEMADIETYFQGNLCRCTGYRPILEGFETFTDSWAQTTSSGSNSNGGCSGPKNGVCCQQGTDSFGEESSSPLFDAAKFKLYDPTQEIIFPPYLKLHHEELFNRSLTFQSPEMSWFRPNSLKALLKLKDQFPDAKIVNGNTELGVEMKFKNCKYPVMIQPSHVSELTNITMDVNSIKIGAAVTLSAMEDFFLKVMCERPKHETQILFQMVEMLRWFAGKQIRNVSAIGGNVMTGSPISDLNQILMAAGAKLELASQSGSTRIVTMDQHFFTGYRKNVVEPTELLVSISLPFLAANQYFTAYKQARRRDDDIAIVNSAFFFDLDPKERTINEARMAFGGMAPTTTMPLRSMDLCRGMPWDKTTIEKISDQLLEDLPLPPGVPGAMVRFRRSLTLSFLMKAFLEISQSSGYAPIDPREVSAIDRFHAKPIKGHQFFEISQNGSEITNPVGNPLKHKSADKQATGEAIYVDDMPYSENECYISFVLSTKAHANILMIDSSKAQNVPGYLDFFTVKDILPERNEYGVAIRRDEVLFAVNKVETIGQVIGIIAAETQEAAQKAAKLVRVDYEELKPIVTIEEAIAANSFHPWANNTIAKGDVEVAFKECDHVLEGQMRTGAQEHFYLETQACIAVPIGEDGEMHLYSSSQNPTETQECVAEALGVDMNKVVCHVRRLGGGFGGKETRCVPIALGCAFVAQKMRRPTRVMLDRDEDMVMSGHRHPFLAKYKVGFNNDGTIKALDLDLYNNAGYTMDLSFSVMERAMFHSDNSYRIENVHIRGHVCKTNVQSNTAFRGFGGPQGMMIVENWMDQMAVKLKMDPVQLRFKNLYAERDVTYFNTILQHCTLQRCWQECQEKSHFQEQRQEVDHFNQANRWKKQGIYMVPVKFGIAFASPHMNQGGALVQIYRDGSVLITHGGTEMGQGLHTKMIQVASQVFQIAHDKIHLSETSTDKVPNTSPTAASVGSDINGMAIFNACHTLLKRLDGIKKKNPSGSWDDWIKAAYFERISLSAVGFYATPDLGYNFQTNTGKPFHYYTYGVGCSRVEIDCLTGDHNVLRTDIVMDLGESMNPAIDIGQIEGAFVQGYGLFVMEQLIHSADGNLLTRGPGAYKIPGFGDIPKEFNVSLLRGAPNPRAVFSSKAVGEPPLFLASSVFFAIKEAVRAARLENQIENAHDFDLPAPVTSERIRMACEDNITSKVPKLPPQGTFKPWGIQV